Within Nocardia terpenica, the genomic segment CGGATTGCCGGGCAACCGCTTCCAGCTCGGCGTGCTCGATGCCGAGCATGGCGGCGGTAGCCTCCAGAACCCGGGCGGCGTTGAGCGTGCACACGAGCGGGAGGTACGCGCCGGTGGCATCGGCGAAACCGTTGACGGCGCCGGTGGCGTCCGCGGCGGCGGTCTCGCTGCGCGTATAAGCCGTCCCGCTGGTGCCCAGTGACACCACCGCATCCCCGACGCCTATCCCCAAACCCAGTGCCGCGGCGGCATTGTCGCCCGTTCCGGCGGCGACGGCGATGCCCTGCGGGGTGTGTCCCGCGAGTTCGGCCGGGCCGAGTACCCGGGGTAGTTCCGGGGTTCGGCCGCGAAAGGCCAGTGATACCAGGTCGGTTCGGTATCGGCCCGTGGCCGCCGACCAGTACGCCGTGCCCGAGGCGTCGCCGCGGTCGGTGGTCGGGGTCAGGCCGGGGGTGCCGCCGCGTAGTTGCCAGGTCAGGTAGTCGTGTGGAAGGAGGACGCGGGCAACGCGATTCGCGAGGTCGGGTTCGTGGTCGGCCAGCCAGCGCAGCTTCGATACCGTGTGGGCGGCACGGGGGACGATGCCGACCGCGTCCGCCCATGCCTGGGGGCCGCCGAGTTCGGTGACGAGGTCGTCGGCGGCGTGGGCCGAGCGGGTGTCGTTCCACAGCAGGGCATCCCGGACCGGGTAACCGTCGGCGTCCAGGGCG encodes:
- the xylB gene encoding xylulokinase, with the protein product MMLVAGVDSSTQSCKIVVCDADTGKVVRHNRARHPDGTSVPAEAWWRALREASEGLLDGVAAIAVAGQQHGLVALDADGYPVRDALLWNDTRSAHAADDLVTELGGPQAWADAVGIVPRAAHTVSKLRWLADHEPDLANRVARVLLPHDYLTWQLRGGTPGLTPTTDRGDASGTAYWSAATGRYRTDLVSLAFRGRTPELPRVLGPAELAGHTPQGIAVAAGTGDNAAAALGLGIGVGDAVVSLGTSGTAYTRSETAAADATGAVNGFADATGAYLPLVCTLNAARVLEATAAMLGIEHAELEAVARQSVPGAAGLTLLPYLTGERTPNLPDATGTLHGLTLTNMLPRHVARAGIEGMLCNLADALDQLNTDGTAPRRVVLIGGAAANPLVAEVASEIFDATVAVPEPREYVALGAARQAAWALAATPEPPAWDPPPTREIPPPPASPGREIRARYGRTRRLVHRL